Proteins from one Chitinophaga oryzae genomic window:
- a CDS encoding alginate lyase family protein translates to MRYIILFLLLLAGQVQAQSPLLKKVLQDTRPAILERAGWALQQMPLTITAFSCDRSAGGKHDFYSEGDYWWPNPASADSPYVQRDGQSNPDNFVKHREVMIRFSRVMGALAAGYVATKDKTYLQHALVHARAWFEDEATRMNPGLLYAQAIKGRATGRGIGIIDTIQLLEVVQALRVMEKAGVIPPADLVAFKSWFTAYLNWMTTHPYGKDEMNAKNNHGTCWVMQVAAFAQFTGNREWTNFCINRYKTVLLPAQMAEDGSFPLELRRTKPYGYSLFNLDAMSTICQLLSDKKNNLWQYTAEQRNIGKGIAFLYPYVKDKSTWPYPKDVMYWSEWPVAQPFLLFGAAAFNNMDYYRLWLMLNHDPQVDEVLRNLPVRNPVIYL, encoded by the coding sequence ATGCGGTACATTATATTGTTTTTATTACTGCTCGCCGGGCAGGTGCAGGCACAGTCCCCGCTGCTGAAGAAGGTGCTGCAGGACACCAGGCCGGCTATCCTGGAGCGTGCCGGCTGGGCGCTGCAACAGATGCCGCTGACGATTACTGCGTTTAGCTGTGACCGTAGTGCGGGCGGCAAGCACGATTTTTATTCCGAAGGCGATTACTGGTGGCCGAACCCGGCATCTGCCGATAGTCCGTATGTGCAGCGCGACGGGCAAAGTAATCCGGATAACTTTGTGAAGCACCGCGAGGTGATGATCCGTTTCAGTCGCGTGATGGGGGCGCTGGCAGCGGGCTACGTGGCCACAAAAGATAAAACGTACCTGCAGCATGCCCTGGTGCATGCCCGTGCCTGGTTTGAAGATGAGGCTACGCGGATGAACCCCGGCCTGTTGTATGCGCAGGCTATCAAAGGCCGTGCTACCGGCAGGGGGATTGGTATCATCGATACTATACAGCTGCTGGAAGTGGTACAGGCGCTGCGGGTCATGGAAAAGGCCGGCGTAATACCGCCGGCCGACCTGGTGGCGTTTAAGAGCTGGTTTACCGCCTACCTGAACTGGATGACTACCCATCCTTATGGTAAGGATGAGATGAATGCGAAGAACAATCACGGTACCTGCTGGGTGATGCAGGTAGCCGCTTTTGCACAGTTTACCGGTAACCGCGAGTGGACCAACTTCTGTATCAACCGTTATAAAACAGTATTGTTGCCCGCACAGATGGCGGAAGACGGCAGTTTTCCGCTGGAACTGCGCCGGACTAAACCTTACGGCTACTCGTTGTTTAACCTCGATGCGATGAGCACTATTTGCCAGCTGCTGAGCGACAAAAAGAATAACCTCTGGCAGTATACGGCAGAGCAGCGTAATATAGGCAAAGGCATTGCTTTCCTGTATCCTTATGTGAAAGACAAGAGCACCTGGCCTTATCCCAAAGATGTAATGTACTGGAGCGAGTGGCCGGTAGCACAGCCTTTCCTGTTGTTTGGGGCGGCAGCTTTCAATAATATGGATTATTACCGCCTCTGGCTGATGTTAAACCATGATCCTCAGGTAGATGAAGTGCTCAGGAACCTGCCTGTACGCAATCCCGTGATTTATTTGTGA
- a CDS encoding glycoside hydrolase family 36 protein: MKKHSLILTTCLLLVHLLARAGETDRFIKALKASPATVYQSGGAVAPATVKVVRNWSGELCDVRVVNTGGQPVKLKEVVLGAVGRVLPSSTPFYAEGFQMLTQTAGTLAAPKTLGNYTDEGHYKIPKPEGYLAVYNLLRLYPVKDVQLLLGYTSSNRFVGKFYLSADTIKAVIDLEDLELAPGKEFKLEELMVLSGRDGNNLLDRFAARIHHFHPRLEFKAPPAGWCSWYCFGPRVTAQNIYDNLDYIKTNIPALKYIQLDDGYQPHMGDWLEVGNSFGGNVQQVLHTIRDKGFEPAIWVAPFICDSNSTIFKQHPEWLVKDKNGKPLRSDLVTFGGWRLKPWYVLDGTHPEVQRHFEQLFRTMRNDWGVTYFKLDANFWGAIHGGVYYDKNATRVEAYRRGMTAILKGTRDAFILGCNHPLWPSLGLVHGSRSSMDIKRTWTVFEKSGRENLYRSWQNGRLWWNDPDCLVLTGNMPDNEFNFHAALIYATGGMLLSGDDLTKISPERLDMLRKAAPPTAKAAAFTDTNFEVGEVNTATGKNIILLNWQTSPKKLTVKLDKPCEVLDYWTGKSYGRHTGTFTMEVGGHDGKVFITQSR; encoded by the coding sequence TGGTCCACTTACTGGCCCGCGCAGGAGAAACAGACCGTTTTATAAAAGCGCTGAAAGCCAGTCCGGCTACGGTGTACCAGTCCGGCGGCGCCGTGGCGCCGGCCACCGTGAAGGTGGTACGCAACTGGTCCGGCGAACTGTGCGATGTACGGGTAGTCAATACCGGTGGGCAGCCTGTAAAACTGAAAGAAGTGGTGCTGGGCGCCGTAGGCAGGGTATTGCCGTCTTCTACGCCCTTCTATGCAGAAGGTTTCCAGATGCTGACGCAGACTGCCGGTACACTGGCGGCGCCTAAAACATTAGGCAACTACACCGATGAAGGCCATTATAAAATACCGAAGCCCGAAGGTTACCTGGCGGTTTACAACCTGCTGCGCCTGTACCCCGTGAAAGACGTACAGCTGTTGCTGGGATATACTTCCAGTAACCGCTTTGTGGGCAAGTTCTACCTCTCCGCAGATACCATCAAGGCAGTGATAGACCTGGAAGACCTTGAGCTGGCGCCGGGCAAGGAGTTTAAGCTGGAGGAACTGATGGTGCTTAGCGGCAGGGACGGCAACAACCTGCTGGACCGCTTTGCTGCCCGCATTCATCATTTCCATCCGCGGCTGGAGTTCAAAGCGCCGCCTGCCGGCTGGTGCTCCTGGTATTGTTTTGGTCCCAGGGTGACCGCGCAGAATATTTATGATAATCTCGATTATATCAAAACCAATATTCCTGCGCTGAAATACATCCAGCTGGACGACGGTTATCAGCCGCATATGGGCGACTGGCTGGAGGTGGGCAACTCTTTCGGCGGCAACGTGCAGCAGGTGCTGCATACCATCCGTGATAAAGGGTTTGAGCCGGCTATCTGGGTAGCGCCTTTTATCTGCGACAGCAATTCCACCATCTTCAAACAGCATCCCGAATGGCTGGTGAAAGACAAAAACGGCAAACCGCTGCGCAGCGACCTGGTTACTTTCGGCGGCTGGCGCCTGAAGCCGTGGTACGTGCTGGATGGCACCCATCCGGAAGTACAACGGCATTTTGAACAGCTGTTCCGCACCATGCGCAACGACTGGGGCGTTACTTACTTCAAGCTCGACGCCAATTTCTGGGGAGCAATTCATGGCGGCGTTTATTACGACAAAAATGCAACAAGGGTGGAAGCTTACCGTCGTGGTATGACCGCTATTCTCAAAGGTACCCGCGACGCTTTTATCCTCGGGTGCAATCACCCGCTGTGGCCTTCACTGGGACTGGTACACGGTTCCCGCAGCAGTATGGATATCAAACGCACCTGGACCGTCTTCGAAAAGTCAGGCCGGGAGAATCTCTACCGCTCCTGGCAAAATGGCCGTCTGTGGTGGAACGACCCCGACTGCCTGGTGCTCACCGGTAATATGCCTGACAATGAGTTTAACTTCCATGCGGCGCTGATATATGCTACCGGCGGCATGTTGCTCAGCGGTGATGACCTGACCAAAATATCGCCTGAACGGCTGGATATGCTGCGCAAAGCAGCGCCTCCCACGGCGAAAGCGGCCGCCTTCACCGATACCAATTTTGAAGTGGGAGAAGTCAATACGGCGACAGGAAAAAATATCATCTTACTCAACTGGCAGACATCTCCCAAAAAACTAACGGTAAAACTGGACAAACCCTGTGAGGTGCTGGATTACTGGACCGGGAAAAGTTATGGCCGGCATACCGGTACCTTTACCATGGAAGTGGGAGGGCATGACGGAAAGGTCTTCATCACGCAAAGTCGCTAA